In one window of Stigmatopora argus isolate UIUO_Sarg chromosome 19, RoL_Sarg_1.0, whole genome shotgun sequence DNA:
- the LOC144065034 gene encoding disintegrin and metalloproteinase domain-containing protein 17-like isoform X1: MTPLLSLLFCFLAIRPTHSQLSSVSEALDEFEVLPPSSLRTHSVRRRDLLATHVEKEVSFHALQRHFRLYLRTNEHILARDFSAWAVDRDGERELHVDRRTFFTGHVIGEENSRVQAHMKDGEFTARILTRDGEYNIEPLWRFTTPSDDRLLAYRSDRVRNPGPSRRPPVCGYVEGAPGRLPPDGVAEDDEGCTRRARRDAPSHRKNTCPLLLVADHRFFENMGRGDESTTLNYLVSRRPWRIPRGATAAVSPQIELMDRVDDIYRNTSWDDDFSGYGVQIQQIIIEKTPTPVSPGKVHFNMAGSPVEGREVWDVKRLLEQFSLDVSEKAADVCLAHLFTYQDFAEGTLGLAYVAPVKGDAPGGLCSKGGYLNTGLTSTKNYGKTILTKVGPPTARARRRGPPVDFTVPPQEADLVTTHELGHNFGAEHDPDDVPYCAPREDRGGKYVMYPIAVSGDHLNNRVFSKCSKRSIVKRLRSKAASCFKERTVNVCGNSRVEPGEECDPGLLHLTSDPCCTAKCHLVEGARCSDRNSPCCHHCQPEAAGKVCQEPIGATCKGRSYCTGSGHDCPPPENAPDRAPCLDGGQCRGGSCVPFCLAVLRLEPCACNGRPGSSPPSPTTPASSSLAPLPETHASCKVCCRGADGVCVPYRHPEGHFLFLRKGKPCTVGFCDGTGKCMKQVQDAVERLWDFIDKLDIDTLAIFLADNMVGSVVAFSLLFWIPLSVLVHCVDKKVERQFQQNAKSFLFPSNAELASGPESATVRILKAPDARFRPCGPPEHGGVDEAALRAAFGRPRRSAARSFEDLTQPSPAAEPPAGRRVDGKETAC; the protein is encoded by the exons ATGACCCCCTTGCTGTCCCTGCTGTTTTGTTTCTTGGCGATCAGGCCGACGCACTCGCAACTCT CGTCCGTGAGCGAGGCGTTGGACGAGTTCGAGGTGCTGCCGCCGTCCAGCCTGCGGACGCATTCGGTCCGCCGCCGAGACCTGCTCGCCACCCACGTGGAGAAAGAGGTCAGCTTCCACGCGCTGCAAAG GCACTTTCGTCTCTACCTGAGGACCAACGAGCACATTTTGGCCCGGGACTTTTCCGCCTGGGCCGTGGACCGGGACGGAGAGCGAGAGCTGCACGTGGACCGCCGGACCTTCTTCACGGGACACGTCATCG GTGAAGAAAACTCCCGCGTTCAAGCTCACATGAAGGACGGCGAATTCACCGCCCGCATCCTCACGCGGGACGGCGAATATAACATCGAG CCTCTCTGGCGGTTCACCACACCCTCCGACGACCGTCTGCTGGCGTACCGCTCGGACCGCGTTCGAAACCCGGGCCCGTCGCGACGGCCCCCCGTCTGCGGCTACGTGGAAGGCGCCCCCGGCCGCTTGCCGCCCGACGGGGTCGCCGAGGACGACGAAG GATGCACGCGGCGCGCTCGGCGCGACGCGCCCTCGCACCGTAAGAACACGTGTCCTCTGCTGCTGGTGGCCGACCACCGCTTCTTCGAGAACATGGGACGCGGCGACGAGAGCACCACGCTCAACTACCTGGTGAGTCGACGGCCGTGGCGTATCCCGCGAGGCGCTACCGCGGCGGTCTCGCCCCAGATCGAGCTGATGGACCGCGTGGACGACATCTACAGAAACACTTCGTGGGACGACGACTTCTCGGGCTACGGCGTCCAAATCCAGCAG ATCATCATCGAGAAGACGCCGACCCCGGTGTCGCCGGGGAAGGTTCACTTCAACATGGCCGGAAGTCCCGTGGAGGGTCGGGAAGTGTGGGACGTGAAAAGGCTGCTGGAG CAATTCAGCCTGGACGTGTCGGAGAAGGCGGCCGACGTGTGCCTGGCGCACCTCTTCACCTACCAGGATTTCGCCGAAGGCACGCTGGGCCTGGCGTACGTGGCGCCGGTCAAGGGCGACGCCCCGGGCGGGCTCTGCTCCAAAGGCGGCTACCTCAACACCGGGCTCACCAGCACCAAAAACTACGGCAAGACCATCCTCACCAAGGTGGGTCCCCCGACGGCGCGGGCCCGACGGCGCGGGCCGCCGGTGGACTTTACGGTTCCCCCGCAGGAAGCCGACTTGGTGACCACGCACGAGTTGGGGCACAACTTTGGAGCGGAGCACGACCCCGACGACGTCCCCTACTGCGCCCCCCGGGAGGATCGGGGGGGGAAGTACGTCATGTACCCCATTGCCGTTAGCGGAGACCACCTCAACAACAGG GTCTTCTCCAAGTGCTCCAAGCGTTCCATCGTCAAGCGGCTGCGCTCCAAGGCCGCGTCCTGCTTCAAGGAACGCACCGTCAACGTGTGCGGCAATTCCCGCGTGGAACCCGGGGAGGAGTGCGACCCCGGCCTCCTGCACTTGACCTCCGACCCTTGCTGCACCGCCAAGTGCCACCTGGTGGAGGGCGCGCGATGCAG CGACAGGAACAGCCCGTGTTGCCACCATTGCCAGCCGGAGGCGGCGGGAAAGGTCTGCCAGGAGCCCATCGGCGCCACCTGCAAGGGCCGCTCGTACTGCACGG GCTCCGGCCACGACTGTCCGCCGCCGGAAAATGCTCCGGACCGCGCGCCGTGTTTGGACGGCGGCCAGTGCCGGGGGGGCTCCTGCGTTCCTTTCTGCCTGGCCGTCCTTCGGCTGGAGCCTTGCGCCTGCAACGGTAGGCCCGGGTCGAGCCCTCCGTCGCCAACGACGCCCGCGTCCTCTTCTCTCGCCCCCCTTCCAGAAACCCACGCTTCCTGCAAGGTGTGCTGTCGCGGCGCCGACGGCGTTTGCGTGCCTTACCGCCACCCGGAAGGTCACTTTCTCTTCCTGCGCAAGGGCAAACCCTGCACGGTGGGCTTCTGCGACGGTACG GGCAAGTGCATGAAGCAGGTGCAGGACGCGGTGGAGCGACTGTGGGACTTCATCGACAAGCTGGACATCGACACGTTGGCCATCTTCCTGGCCGACAACATGGTCGGCTCCGTGGTGGCCTTCTCGCTGCTCTTCTGGATCCCCCTGAGCGTGCTCGTTCACTGCGTG GACAAGAAGGTGGAGCGGCAGTTCCAGCAGAACGCCAAGTCCTTCCTGTTTCCCAGC AACGCAGAACTCGCCAGCGGTCCGGAGTCGGCTACCGTGCGGATCCTCAAGGCGCCCGACGCGCGCTTCCGGCCGTGCGGACCCCCGGAGCACGGGGGCGTGGACGAAGCGGCGCTGCGAGCGGCTTTCGGGCGCCCGCGGAGGTCGGCGGCCCGTTCCTTCGAGGACTTGACCCAGCCGAGCCCGGCGGCCGAACCGCCGGCCGGACGCCGCGTCGACGGCAAAGAGACGGCGTGCTGA
- the LOC144065034 gene encoding disintegrin and metalloproteinase domain-containing protein 17-like isoform X2, with protein sequence MTPLLSLLFCFLAIRPTHSQLSSVSEALDEFEVLPPSSLRTHSVRRRDLLATHVEKEVSFHALQRHFRLYLRTNEHILARDFSAWAVDRDGERELHVDRRTFFTGHVIGEENSRVQAHMKDGEFTARILTRDGEYNIEPLWRFTTPSDDRLLAYRSDRVRNPGPSRRPPVCGYVEGAPGRLPPDGVAEDDEGCTRRARRDAPSHRKNTCPLLLVADHRFFENMGRGDESTTLNYLIELMDRVDDIYRNTSWDDDFSGYGVQIQQIIIEKTPTPVSPGKVHFNMAGSPVEGREVWDVKRLLEQFSLDVSEKAADVCLAHLFTYQDFAEGTLGLAYVAPVKGDAPGGLCSKGGYLNTGLTSTKNYGKTILTKVGPPTARARRRGPPVDFTVPPQEADLVTTHELGHNFGAEHDPDDVPYCAPREDRGGKYVMYPIAVSGDHLNNRVFSKCSKRSIVKRLRSKAASCFKERTVNVCGNSRVEPGEECDPGLLHLTSDPCCTAKCHLVEGARCSDRNSPCCHHCQPEAAGKVCQEPIGATCKGRSYCTGSGHDCPPPENAPDRAPCLDGGQCRGGSCVPFCLAVLRLEPCACNGRPGSSPPSPTTPASSSLAPLPETHASCKVCCRGADGVCVPYRHPEGHFLFLRKGKPCTVGFCDGTGKCMKQVQDAVERLWDFIDKLDIDTLAIFLADNMVGSVVAFSLLFWIPLSVLVHCVDKKVERQFQQNAKSFLFPSNAELASGPESATVRILKAPDARFRPCGPPEHGGVDEAALRAAFGRPRRSAARSFEDLTQPSPAAEPPAGRRVDGKETAC encoded by the exons ATGACCCCCTTGCTGTCCCTGCTGTTTTGTTTCTTGGCGATCAGGCCGACGCACTCGCAACTCT CGTCCGTGAGCGAGGCGTTGGACGAGTTCGAGGTGCTGCCGCCGTCCAGCCTGCGGACGCATTCGGTCCGCCGCCGAGACCTGCTCGCCACCCACGTGGAGAAAGAGGTCAGCTTCCACGCGCTGCAAAG GCACTTTCGTCTCTACCTGAGGACCAACGAGCACATTTTGGCCCGGGACTTTTCCGCCTGGGCCGTGGACCGGGACGGAGAGCGAGAGCTGCACGTGGACCGCCGGACCTTCTTCACGGGACACGTCATCG GTGAAGAAAACTCCCGCGTTCAAGCTCACATGAAGGACGGCGAATTCACCGCCCGCATCCTCACGCGGGACGGCGAATATAACATCGAG CCTCTCTGGCGGTTCACCACACCCTCCGACGACCGTCTGCTGGCGTACCGCTCGGACCGCGTTCGAAACCCGGGCCCGTCGCGACGGCCCCCCGTCTGCGGCTACGTGGAAGGCGCCCCCGGCCGCTTGCCGCCCGACGGGGTCGCCGAGGACGACGAAG GATGCACGCGGCGCGCTCGGCGCGACGCGCCCTCGCACCGTAAGAACACGTGTCCTCTGCTGCTGGTGGCCGACCACCGCTTCTTCGAGAACATGGGACGCGGCGACGAGAGCACCACGCTCAACTACCTG ATCGAGCTGATGGACCGCGTGGACGACATCTACAGAAACACTTCGTGGGACGACGACTTCTCGGGCTACGGCGTCCAAATCCAGCAG ATCATCATCGAGAAGACGCCGACCCCGGTGTCGCCGGGGAAGGTTCACTTCAACATGGCCGGAAGTCCCGTGGAGGGTCGGGAAGTGTGGGACGTGAAAAGGCTGCTGGAG CAATTCAGCCTGGACGTGTCGGAGAAGGCGGCCGACGTGTGCCTGGCGCACCTCTTCACCTACCAGGATTTCGCCGAAGGCACGCTGGGCCTGGCGTACGTGGCGCCGGTCAAGGGCGACGCCCCGGGCGGGCTCTGCTCCAAAGGCGGCTACCTCAACACCGGGCTCACCAGCACCAAAAACTACGGCAAGACCATCCTCACCAAGGTGGGTCCCCCGACGGCGCGGGCCCGACGGCGCGGGCCGCCGGTGGACTTTACGGTTCCCCCGCAGGAAGCCGACTTGGTGACCACGCACGAGTTGGGGCACAACTTTGGAGCGGAGCACGACCCCGACGACGTCCCCTACTGCGCCCCCCGGGAGGATCGGGGGGGGAAGTACGTCATGTACCCCATTGCCGTTAGCGGAGACCACCTCAACAACAGG GTCTTCTCCAAGTGCTCCAAGCGTTCCATCGTCAAGCGGCTGCGCTCCAAGGCCGCGTCCTGCTTCAAGGAACGCACCGTCAACGTGTGCGGCAATTCCCGCGTGGAACCCGGGGAGGAGTGCGACCCCGGCCTCCTGCACTTGACCTCCGACCCTTGCTGCACCGCCAAGTGCCACCTGGTGGAGGGCGCGCGATGCAG CGACAGGAACAGCCCGTGTTGCCACCATTGCCAGCCGGAGGCGGCGGGAAAGGTCTGCCAGGAGCCCATCGGCGCCACCTGCAAGGGCCGCTCGTACTGCACGG GCTCCGGCCACGACTGTCCGCCGCCGGAAAATGCTCCGGACCGCGCGCCGTGTTTGGACGGCGGCCAGTGCCGGGGGGGCTCCTGCGTTCCTTTCTGCCTGGCCGTCCTTCGGCTGGAGCCTTGCGCCTGCAACGGTAGGCCCGGGTCGAGCCCTCCGTCGCCAACGACGCCCGCGTCCTCTTCTCTCGCCCCCCTTCCAGAAACCCACGCTTCCTGCAAGGTGTGCTGTCGCGGCGCCGACGGCGTTTGCGTGCCTTACCGCCACCCGGAAGGTCACTTTCTCTTCCTGCGCAAGGGCAAACCCTGCACGGTGGGCTTCTGCGACGGTACG GGCAAGTGCATGAAGCAGGTGCAGGACGCGGTGGAGCGACTGTGGGACTTCATCGACAAGCTGGACATCGACACGTTGGCCATCTTCCTGGCCGACAACATGGTCGGCTCCGTGGTGGCCTTCTCGCTGCTCTTCTGGATCCCCCTGAGCGTGCTCGTTCACTGCGTG GACAAGAAGGTGGAGCGGCAGTTCCAGCAGAACGCCAAGTCCTTCCTGTTTCCCAGC AACGCAGAACTCGCCAGCGGTCCGGAGTCGGCTACCGTGCGGATCCTCAAGGCGCCCGACGCGCGCTTCCGGCCGTGCGGACCCCCGGAGCACGGGGGCGTGGACGAAGCGGCGCTGCGAGCGGCTTTCGGGCGCCCGCGGAGGTCGGCGGCCCGTTCCTTCGAGGACTTGACCCAGCCGAGCCCGGCGGCCGAACCGCCGGCCGGACGCCGCGTCGACGGCAAAGAGACGGCGTGCTGA
- the LOC144065034 gene encoding disintegrin and metalloproteinase domain-containing protein 17-like isoform X4 → MTPLLSLLFCFLAIRPTHSQLSSVSEALDEFEVLPPSSLRTHSVRRRDLLATHVEKEVSFHALQRHFRLYLRTNEHILARDFSAWAVDRDGERELHVDRRTFFTGHVIGEENSRVQAHMKDGEFTARILTRDGEYNIEPLWRFTTPSDDRLLAYRSDRVRNPGPSRRPPVCGYVEGAPGRLPPDGVAEDDEGCTRRARRDAPSHRKNTCPLLLVADHRFFENMGRGDESTTLNYLVSRRPWRIPRGATAAVSPQIELMDRVDDIYRNTSWDDDFSGYGVQIQQIIIEKTPTPVSPGKVHFNMAGSPVEGREVWDVKRLLEQFSLDVSEKAADVCLAHLFTYQDFAEGTLGLAYVAPVKGDAPGGLCSKGGYLNTGLTSTKNYGKTILTKVGPPTARARRRGPPVDFTVPPQEADLVTTHELGHNFGAEHDPDDVPYCAPREDRGGKYVMYPIAVSGDHLNNRVFSKCSKRSIVKRLRSKAASCFKERTVNVCGNSRVEPGEECDPGLLHLTSDPCCTAKCHLVEGARCSDRNSPCCHHCQPEAAGKVCQEPIGATCKGRSYCTGSGHDCPPPENAPDRAPCLDGGQCRGGSCVPFCLAVLRLEPCACNETHASCKVCCRGADGVCVPYRHPEGHFLFLRKGKPCTVGFCDGTGKCMKQVQDAVERLWDFIDKLDIDTLAIFLADNMVGSVVAFSLLFWIPLSVLVHCVDKKVERQFQQNAKSFLFPSNAELASGPESATVRILKAPDARFRPCGPPEHGGVDEAALRAAFGRPRRSAARSFEDLTQPSPAAEPPAGRRVDGKETAC, encoded by the exons ATGACCCCCTTGCTGTCCCTGCTGTTTTGTTTCTTGGCGATCAGGCCGACGCACTCGCAACTCT CGTCCGTGAGCGAGGCGTTGGACGAGTTCGAGGTGCTGCCGCCGTCCAGCCTGCGGACGCATTCGGTCCGCCGCCGAGACCTGCTCGCCACCCACGTGGAGAAAGAGGTCAGCTTCCACGCGCTGCAAAG GCACTTTCGTCTCTACCTGAGGACCAACGAGCACATTTTGGCCCGGGACTTTTCCGCCTGGGCCGTGGACCGGGACGGAGAGCGAGAGCTGCACGTGGACCGCCGGACCTTCTTCACGGGACACGTCATCG GTGAAGAAAACTCCCGCGTTCAAGCTCACATGAAGGACGGCGAATTCACCGCCCGCATCCTCACGCGGGACGGCGAATATAACATCGAG CCTCTCTGGCGGTTCACCACACCCTCCGACGACCGTCTGCTGGCGTACCGCTCGGACCGCGTTCGAAACCCGGGCCCGTCGCGACGGCCCCCCGTCTGCGGCTACGTGGAAGGCGCCCCCGGCCGCTTGCCGCCCGACGGGGTCGCCGAGGACGACGAAG GATGCACGCGGCGCGCTCGGCGCGACGCGCCCTCGCACCGTAAGAACACGTGTCCTCTGCTGCTGGTGGCCGACCACCGCTTCTTCGAGAACATGGGACGCGGCGACGAGAGCACCACGCTCAACTACCTGGTGAGTCGACGGCCGTGGCGTATCCCGCGAGGCGCTACCGCGGCGGTCTCGCCCCAGATCGAGCTGATGGACCGCGTGGACGACATCTACAGAAACACTTCGTGGGACGACGACTTCTCGGGCTACGGCGTCCAAATCCAGCAG ATCATCATCGAGAAGACGCCGACCCCGGTGTCGCCGGGGAAGGTTCACTTCAACATGGCCGGAAGTCCCGTGGAGGGTCGGGAAGTGTGGGACGTGAAAAGGCTGCTGGAG CAATTCAGCCTGGACGTGTCGGAGAAGGCGGCCGACGTGTGCCTGGCGCACCTCTTCACCTACCAGGATTTCGCCGAAGGCACGCTGGGCCTGGCGTACGTGGCGCCGGTCAAGGGCGACGCCCCGGGCGGGCTCTGCTCCAAAGGCGGCTACCTCAACACCGGGCTCACCAGCACCAAAAACTACGGCAAGACCATCCTCACCAAGGTGGGTCCCCCGACGGCGCGGGCCCGACGGCGCGGGCCGCCGGTGGACTTTACGGTTCCCCCGCAGGAAGCCGACTTGGTGACCACGCACGAGTTGGGGCACAACTTTGGAGCGGAGCACGACCCCGACGACGTCCCCTACTGCGCCCCCCGGGAGGATCGGGGGGGGAAGTACGTCATGTACCCCATTGCCGTTAGCGGAGACCACCTCAACAACAGG GTCTTCTCCAAGTGCTCCAAGCGTTCCATCGTCAAGCGGCTGCGCTCCAAGGCCGCGTCCTGCTTCAAGGAACGCACCGTCAACGTGTGCGGCAATTCCCGCGTGGAACCCGGGGAGGAGTGCGACCCCGGCCTCCTGCACTTGACCTCCGACCCTTGCTGCACCGCCAAGTGCCACCTGGTGGAGGGCGCGCGATGCAG CGACAGGAACAGCCCGTGTTGCCACCATTGCCAGCCGGAGGCGGCGGGAAAGGTCTGCCAGGAGCCCATCGGCGCCACCTGCAAGGGCCGCTCGTACTGCACGG GCTCCGGCCACGACTGTCCGCCGCCGGAAAATGCTCCGGACCGCGCGCCGTGTTTGGACGGCGGCCAGTGCCGGGGGGGCTCCTGCGTTCCTTTCTGCCTGGCCGTCCTTCGGCTGGAGCCTTGCGCCTGCAACG AAACCCACGCTTCCTGCAAGGTGTGCTGTCGCGGCGCCGACGGCGTTTGCGTGCCTTACCGCCACCCGGAAGGTCACTTTCTCTTCCTGCGCAAGGGCAAACCCTGCACGGTGGGCTTCTGCGACGGTACG GGCAAGTGCATGAAGCAGGTGCAGGACGCGGTGGAGCGACTGTGGGACTTCATCGACAAGCTGGACATCGACACGTTGGCCATCTTCCTGGCCGACAACATGGTCGGCTCCGTGGTGGCCTTCTCGCTGCTCTTCTGGATCCCCCTGAGCGTGCTCGTTCACTGCGTG GACAAGAAGGTGGAGCGGCAGTTCCAGCAGAACGCCAAGTCCTTCCTGTTTCCCAGC AACGCAGAACTCGCCAGCGGTCCGGAGTCGGCTACCGTGCGGATCCTCAAGGCGCCCGACGCGCGCTTCCGGCCGTGCGGACCCCCGGAGCACGGGGGCGTGGACGAAGCGGCGCTGCGAGCGGCTTTCGGGCGCCCGCGGAGGTCGGCGGCCCGTTCCTTCGAGGACTTGACCCAGCCGAGCCCGGCGGCCGAACCGCCGGCCGGACGCCGCGTCGACGGCAAAGAGACGGCGTGCTGA
- the LOC144065034 gene encoding disintegrin and metalloproteinase domain-containing protein 17-like isoform X6 has product MKDGEFTARILTRDGEYNIEPLWRFTTPSDDRLLAYRSDRVRNPGPSRRPPVCGYVEGAPGRLPPDGVAEDDEGCTRRARRDAPSHRKNTCPLLLVADHRFFENMGRGDESTTLNYLVSRRPWRIPRGATAAVSPQIELMDRVDDIYRNTSWDDDFSGYGVQIQQIIIEKTPTPVSPGKVHFNMAGSPVEGREVWDVKRLLEQFSLDVSEKAADVCLAHLFTYQDFAEGTLGLAYVAPVKGDAPGGLCSKGGYLNTGLTSTKNYGKTILTKVGPPTARARRRGPPVDFTVPPQEADLVTTHELGHNFGAEHDPDDVPYCAPREDRGGKYVMYPIAVSGDHLNNRVFSKCSKRSIVKRLRSKAASCFKERTVNVCGNSRVEPGEECDPGLLHLTSDPCCTAKCHLVEGARCSDRNSPCCHHCQPEAAGKVCQEPIGATCKGRSYCTGSGHDCPPPENAPDRAPCLDGGQCRGGSCVPFCLAVLRLEPCACNGRPGSSPPSPTTPASSSLAPLPETHASCKVCCRGADGVCVPYRHPEGHFLFLRKGKPCTVGFCDGTGKCMKQVQDAVERLWDFIDKLDIDTLAIFLADNMVGSVVAFSLLFWIPLSVLVHCVDKKVERQFQQNAKSFLFPSNAELASGPESATVRILKAPDARFRPCGPPEHGGVDEAALRAAFGRPRRSAARSFEDLTQPSPAAEPPAGRRVDGKETAC; this is encoded by the exons ATGAAGGACGGCGAATTCACCGCCCGCATCCTCACGCGGGACGGCGAATATAACATCGAG CCTCTCTGGCGGTTCACCACACCCTCCGACGACCGTCTGCTGGCGTACCGCTCGGACCGCGTTCGAAACCCGGGCCCGTCGCGACGGCCCCCCGTCTGCGGCTACGTGGAAGGCGCCCCCGGCCGCTTGCCGCCCGACGGGGTCGCCGAGGACGACGAAG GATGCACGCGGCGCGCTCGGCGCGACGCGCCCTCGCACCGTAAGAACACGTGTCCTCTGCTGCTGGTGGCCGACCACCGCTTCTTCGAGAACATGGGACGCGGCGACGAGAGCACCACGCTCAACTACCTGGTGAGTCGACGGCCGTGGCGTATCCCGCGAGGCGCTACCGCGGCGGTCTCGCCCCAGATCGAGCTGATGGACCGCGTGGACGACATCTACAGAAACACTTCGTGGGACGACGACTTCTCGGGCTACGGCGTCCAAATCCAGCAG ATCATCATCGAGAAGACGCCGACCCCGGTGTCGCCGGGGAAGGTTCACTTCAACATGGCCGGAAGTCCCGTGGAGGGTCGGGAAGTGTGGGACGTGAAAAGGCTGCTGGAG CAATTCAGCCTGGACGTGTCGGAGAAGGCGGCCGACGTGTGCCTGGCGCACCTCTTCACCTACCAGGATTTCGCCGAAGGCACGCTGGGCCTGGCGTACGTGGCGCCGGTCAAGGGCGACGCCCCGGGCGGGCTCTGCTCCAAAGGCGGCTACCTCAACACCGGGCTCACCAGCACCAAAAACTACGGCAAGACCATCCTCACCAAGGTGGGTCCCCCGACGGCGCGGGCCCGACGGCGCGGGCCGCCGGTGGACTTTACGGTTCCCCCGCAGGAAGCCGACTTGGTGACCACGCACGAGTTGGGGCACAACTTTGGAGCGGAGCACGACCCCGACGACGTCCCCTACTGCGCCCCCCGGGAGGATCGGGGGGGGAAGTACGTCATGTACCCCATTGCCGTTAGCGGAGACCACCTCAACAACAGG GTCTTCTCCAAGTGCTCCAAGCGTTCCATCGTCAAGCGGCTGCGCTCCAAGGCCGCGTCCTGCTTCAAGGAACGCACCGTCAACGTGTGCGGCAATTCCCGCGTGGAACCCGGGGAGGAGTGCGACCCCGGCCTCCTGCACTTGACCTCCGACCCTTGCTGCACCGCCAAGTGCCACCTGGTGGAGGGCGCGCGATGCAG CGACAGGAACAGCCCGTGTTGCCACCATTGCCAGCCGGAGGCGGCGGGAAAGGTCTGCCAGGAGCCCATCGGCGCCACCTGCAAGGGCCGCTCGTACTGCACGG GCTCCGGCCACGACTGTCCGCCGCCGGAAAATGCTCCGGACCGCGCGCCGTGTTTGGACGGCGGCCAGTGCCGGGGGGGCTCCTGCGTTCCTTTCTGCCTGGCCGTCCTTCGGCTGGAGCCTTGCGCCTGCAACGGTAGGCCCGGGTCGAGCCCTCCGTCGCCAACGACGCCCGCGTCCTCTTCTCTCGCCCCCCTTCCAGAAACCCACGCTTCCTGCAAGGTGTGCTGTCGCGGCGCCGACGGCGTTTGCGTGCCTTACCGCCACCCGGAAGGTCACTTTCTCTTCCTGCGCAAGGGCAAACCCTGCACGGTGGGCTTCTGCGACGGTACG GGCAAGTGCATGAAGCAGGTGCAGGACGCGGTGGAGCGACTGTGGGACTTCATCGACAAGCTGGACATCGACACGTTGGCCATCTTCCTGGCCGACAACATGGTCGGCTCCGTGGTGGCCTTCTCGCTGCTCTTCTGGATCCCCCTGAGCGTGCTCGTTCACTGCGTG GACAAGAAGGTGGAGCGGCAGTTCCAGCAGAACGCCAAGTCCTTCCTGTTTCCCAGC AACGCAGAACTCGCCAGCGGTCCGGAGTCGGCTACCGTGCGGATCCTCAAGGCGCCCGACGCGCGCTTCCGGCCGTGCGGACCCCCGGAGCACGGGGGCGTGGACGAAGCGGCGCTGCGAGCGGCTTTCGGGCGCCCGCGGAGGTCGGCGGCCCGTTCCTTCGAGGACTTGACCCAGCCGAGCCCGGCGGCCGAACCGCCGGCCGGACGCCGCGTCGACGGCAAAGAGACGGCGTGCTGA